The Theropithecus gelada isolate Dixy chromosome 11, Tgel_1.0, whole genome shotgun sequence genome includes a region encoding these proteins:
- the LRTM2 gene encoding leucine-rich repeat and transmembrane domain-containing protein 2, with protein sequence MLAPGSSPEQRGRLALQWRQVSWITCWVALYAVEALPTCPFSCKCDSRSLEVDCSGLGLTTVPPDVPAATRTLLLLNNKLSALPSWAFANLSSLQRLDLSNNFLDQLPHSIFGDLTNLTELQLRNNSIRTLDRDLLRHAPLLRHLDLSINGLAQLPPGLFDGLLALRSLSLRSNRLQNLDRLTFEPLANLQLLQVGDNPWECDCNLREFKHWMEWFSYRGGRLDQLACTLPKELRGKDMRMVPMEMFNYCSQLEDENSSAGLDIPGPPCTKASPEPAKPKPGAEPEPEPSTACPQKQRHRPASVRRAMGTVIIAGVVCGIVCIMMVVAAAYGCIYASLMAKYHRELKKRQPLMGDPEGEHEDQKQISSVA encoded by the exons ATGCTGGCGCCGGGCAGCAGCCCTGAGCAGAGGGGCAGGCTCGCCCTGCAGTGGAGGCAGGTCTCCT GGATCACCTGCTGGGTCGCCCTGTATGCCGTGGAGGCCCTCCCCACCTGCCCTTTCTCCTGCAAGTGTGACAGCCGCAGCCTGGAGGTGGACTGCAGTGGCCTAGGCCTCACCACGGTGCCCCCAGATGTGCCCGCGGCCACCCGAACCCTCTTGCTCTTGAACAATAAGCTGAGTGCCCTGCCAAGCTGGGCTTTCGCCAACCTGTCCAGCCTGCAGCGGCTGGACCTGTCCAACAACTTCCTGGACCAGCTGCCCCACTCCATTTTCGGGGACCTGACGAATCTGACTGAGCTGCAGCTACGCAATAACAGCATCAGGACCCTGGACAGGGACCTGCTGCGGCACGCGCCGCTGCTCCGCCACCTGGACCTGTCCATCAACGGCCTGGCCCAGCTGCCCCCTGGCCTTTTTGACGGCCTCCTGGCTCTGCGTTCCCTCTCGCTTCGCTCCAACCGTCTGCAGAACCTGGACCGGCTGACATTTGAACCCCTAGCGAACCTGCAGCTGCTGCAAGTGGGAGATAACCCCTGGGAGTGTGACTGTAACCTGCGTGAGTTCAAACACTGGATGGAGTGGTTCTCCTACCGAG GGGGGCGCTTGGACCAGCTTGCCTGCACCCTGCCCAAGGAGCTGAGGGGGAAGGACATGCGGATGGTCCCCATGGAGATGTTCAACTACTGCTCCCAGCTGGAGGATGAGAATAGCTCAGCTGGGCTGGATATTCCTGGGCCACCCTGCACCAAGGCCAGTCCAGAGCCTGCTAAGCCCAAGCCCGGGGCTGAGCCAGAGCCGGAGCCCAGCACGGCCTGCCCACAGAAGCAGAGGCACCGGCCGGCGAGTGTGAGGCGAGCCATGGGCACGGTGATCATCGCAGGGGTCGTGTGCGGCATCGTCTGCATCATGATGGTGGTGGCCGCTGCCTATGGCTGCATCTACGCCTCCCTCATGGCCAAGTACCACCGGGAGCTCAAAAAGCGCCAGCCCCTGATGGGGGACCCCGAGGGCGAGCACGAGGACCAGAAGCAGATCTCTTCTGTGGCCTGA